The Chamaesiphon minutus PCC 6605 DNA window TAGCCTTTAATTGCCTTGACAGGTTTAAAATACCAATATCTCTTTTGTTCTGTTGGAGCTAGACCTTTAACATAAGGGATATTATTATTGCGATCGACGTTAAAGAATGCCGATTTACCGTCGGTGAATTTAATTAAGATCGTACCTTCCATTAAGGCTGATTCCAAACCCTCGCGATCGAGATAAGCTAGCGGTTCTACGGCTCCAAATTCTTGCCCTTCCGGCTCATAGATATTTTTTAAGACATCTTGTTTGGTATATTTCAGCCGAATGGCATCGATATCGGTACCTGGTTTGAGTGCATAAATTCCGGTATTAAATTCTTTAGTTGGAGTTCGCGAACCTGGATGTGTAAATACCGCATATTTAGTCATTCGTACCCGTTTTTGCTCTGTTGCAGTAGGATTGAATGCCGTCCATTGGATCGTGCGAAAATTGGTATTTAAAAACTTAGGATCTTGCAGGCGGATCGCTCTTTTGGCTTTGATATCTTGCTGTAATGTCAGCACCATAAAGTCTAAGGTTTTGACAATATCGGCAACAGTTACTCCTTGCTTGCCCAAAATACCCTCGCGCTGGAGATCTGGATCGCTATCTAAGCTATTTTTAAAATATTTACGAGTACTTTTTAAGACTACTAATAAGTCGGGGGGATTAAATTTGACTTTACTACTCGGTAGACTTGCCGCTTTCAAAATATCTCGACTCTGAGCCATAAATTGAGGCTGCTTAAACTCATCAATGACTTGATAATCGCCAATTTGCGGCAGCATACCCGCAGATGGTAATGGTGCAATGGAGGGAATTGCTGTCGTCGGTACAGTGGCTGCTGATGGAGTGGTGGCAATAACGGAATTAGGCAAACTTGTTGCTGTGGCAGTAACACCTGGCGAGGTAGAAACTGTTGGTGTGGGAGTAATAACTGGGGCGGGAGACTGCGGTACCGATGATGTGGGTAGAGTGCGGGTACAAGCAGTTAACGCGATCGTGCCAATCCCAATTAGTAATCTAAAATATCTCACGCTGGACTTAAATTAAAGGGTTAGGGAGGTTACTTGCGGCAAGATGTACATCTCCACATCTTGCGCCATCAATCGAGATCTCTAGTTAAGTAGGGTAAAGGAAAAAGGTTAAGGGGTAAAGGGTAAAAAATATTAACAGTTAGCCTTTTGCCCCTTCCCACGTTCCCTTTACCCTCACACAACCAATAGTAAAGATATCGTGGTGCAAGATGCAAGCATCTCCAGTCGGAGTTCGATCGATTATTGCTCTAAAGTTACCTGACAAAAATCCTGATAATCGCTGTGAACTTGCCTAGCATAATTATTAGCATAAATTAGCACATCTTGTTGCCAATCTAGATTTTCGCCAAAATCGAGTAGCTCTTGAGCGATCGCCGCGCCTAATTTACCACTACTATGAAGCTGTGCAAACGCCGTGACTTCAGCCATGGTCGCGACTAATGTTTCGAGTCGATCGATCCCGATGTTAGCATCTTTTAATTCAATTTTATCTTGCGTGGGTTGGAGTTCCCTTAATAAATAGCTACTATTATTAAAATCAATTGCAGCGAGTAACGCTGGCGGTGCCGATTGCACTAATTGTTGTACCTTCATGACTCTGGTTGCCGAATTTTCCCACTGGGGTTGAACGTCACTTAAAAATGTTGGCAAGACATAGAGCGGCTGCTGTTTGAAATCGAGTAGATAGTTGCGCTCTGGCGAACCCTTACCTGCGACTAAAATTAAGTACCGATCGAGTCCTAAACTCCCGTTACCTGCAACGCGAAATCCGATATCTAAAACTTCAAAAAAATCCGCTCTATCTTGAGTTTGTGCCCAATCAAAAATTACCTGACGGACTAGCTCGTATTTATCTCGATCGATCTTTAAGATTTTATCATCATCAAATTTTAGCTGACGCCGATCGCCAATTAACTCAGTCCGTTCGTCTAATAACTCTTGGCGTTTGCGACGACCGATCTTTTTGAGTAATTCTGCAACAATGCCAAAGGCATTGTCTGCGACGATCGCACGAATACTGCCAGAGCGAAGTGTCGCCGCATATCTATTCAAATAAACCTCTGCCAATCGCTCGCCCTCGGCACAATCCAATGATAAACTTTCTGCTGCTAAAAATATACTTGTTACCAATCGCGCGACATCCCAAGTACAAGGAGCCAGCATCCCTTCATCAAAATCGTTAATACCAAAATAAATTTGACGGTCGTCGCCTTTATAAGCTCCAAAATTTTCTAAATGTAAATCCCCACAAATCCATGCATGTGGAGCTAAATTTAGACTAGACGTTACAGGTAAATCTCGATAAAATAGATGGCACGTCCCTCTAAAAAATGACAAAGCATTTTTACGCATTTTATTATACTTGCGCTCCAGCATCATCGGATCGCGCCCTGCATTAAACTCTCGAATTAATCCCCAAACATCTCTAGATTTACTATTATCTAAACGATCGTCCATGATAAAAATATTCTCAATCTAATTATCAAAAATAACTCAAAATATCAACTATCAACTATCCACTACTAACTATTCACTAGCTTATGCGTCTAATTGGAATTACTGGCGGCATTGGCACAGGCAAAAGTACAGTTACCAACTACTTGCACTCAAGATATCACTTGCCAATTTTGGATGCAGATATCTATGCGCGAGCGGCTGTCGCAGTTGGTTCGCCCATTTTAACAGCGATCGGTCAACGTTATGGTGACGATATCTTGAGATCGGATGGAACACTCGATCGTCCCCAATTGGGCGAAATTATCTTTAACAATCCAGTCGAGCGGCAATGGTTAGAATCACAAATTCATCCCTATGTCCGCCATTGCTTCGATCGAGAAATTAGTCGCCTCCAGCCAGATGCCACCGCCGTACTCGCAATTCCATTGCTATTTGAAGCCAAAATCACCGATCTAGTCACAGAGATTTGGGTAGTTAGTTGCGATCTGTCTACCCAGATCGAGCGGGTGATGCAGCGCGATCTCATCGACAAAACAGCCGCCATCAAGCGCATCGAGAGTCAGATGCCGCTTGCCGAAAAAATGGCCCTAGCAGATGTTAATCTAGATAACTCAACAAATATAACAGATTTGGAACGCC harbors:
- the coaE gene encoding dephospho-CoA kinase (Dephospho-CoA kinase (CoaE) performs the final step in coenzyme A biosynthesis.): MRLIGITGGIGTGKSTVTNYLHSRYHLPILDADIYARAAVAVGSPILTAIGQRYGDDILRSDGTLDRPQLGEIIFNNPVERQWLESQIHPYVRHCFDREISRLQPDATAVLAIPLLFEAKITDLVTEIWVVSCDLSTQIERVMQRDLIDKTAAIKRIESQMPLAEKMALADVNLDNSTNITDLERQIDLKISNSI
- a CDS encoding DUF2252 domain-containing protein; amino-acid sequence: MDDRLDNSKSRDVWGLIREFNAGRDPMMLERKYNKMRKNALSFFRGTCHLFYRDLPVTSSLNLAPHAWICGDLHLENFGAYKGDDRQIYFGINDFDEGMLAPCTWDVARLVTSIFLAAESLSLDCAEGERLAEVYLNRYAATLRSGSIRAIVADNAFGIVAELLKKIGRRKRQELLDERTELIGDRRQLKFDDDKILKIDRDKYELVRQVIFDWAQTQDRADFFEVLDIGFRVAGNGSLGLDRYLILVAGKGSPERNYLLDFKQQPLYVLPTFLSDVQPQWENSATRVMKVQQLVQSAPPALLAAIDFNNSSYLLRELQPTQDKIELKDANIGIDRLETLVATMAEVTAFAQLHSSGKLGAAIAQELLDFGENLDWQQDVLIYANNYARQVHSDYQDFCQVTLEQ